From a single Anoplolepis gracilipes chromosome 3, ASM4749672v1, whole genome shotgun sequence genomic region:
- the LOC140664278 gene encoding uncharacterized protein isoform X1: MVYGSRRVTESVTTGIAWLHNITAQGEMSNTGGFGVGVGVAGGPTLAAAQQGQGVAALLVMLAVLCFIFAYCCWGAPFCRSLCRRHCCCRLEDPEPDPRFSSSDQAMVATPTIILLPHGRMLVVDGTIFTQFQADPTGLDLMELGDSVLRAQRNPRSVNRHQLQSSQGSILEMDAETPSKDSLGSVGCFPPPTYESIYGKEETDMPPSYSDILLHRFANLPHEIDMRGYCRDSKEEIEMQSLDSCPHIIGNPLNSVPGYHPYATVTSLSSLQSYPRRNVSRNPSIISNPLDNFYVDNELGLYRLSRETMPRVSSNDANLETFRASHDEVSFRVPLDENENHRHTGRNNYQVAGNELMNTRNRARSASRLSQDSRRSSLNRDGDQNQVFVRLPDPEEIETATRDRCVDEDQRSSRVYREDQSARNSCLDHSQLQDEANRNIVDDDPRYFARNRRLENEDGSRDEAEGVQFPDEEAGNFGALADIRESRV, from the exons ATGGTCTACGGATCGCGCAGAGTCACGGAATCAGTCACCACGGGAATTGCTTGGCTTCATAATATTACCGCTCaag GCGAAATGAGCAACACCGGTGGATTCGGCGTCGGTGTAGGCGTCGCCGGCGGTCCGACCCTCGCAGCCGCTCAACAGGGTCAAGGGGTAGCTGCCCTCCTGGTGATGCTCGCCGTTCTCTGCTTCATTTTTGCTTACTGCTGCTGGGGCGCGCCCTTCTGCCGGTCTCTGTGTAGACGACATTGTTGTTGTCGTTTGGAGGACCCCGAACCGGATCCGCGGTTCAGCAGCAGCGATCAAGCAATGGTTGCAACGCCGACGATTATTCTCCTGCCACATGGCAGAATGCTTGTCGTCGACGGTACAATCTTCACACAATTCCAGGCGGATCCCACTg GTTTAGATTTAATGGAATTGGGCGATAGTGTATTACGTGCTCAGAGAAATCCACGAAGCGTGAATCGTCACCAATTACAAAGTAGTCAGGGTAGCATCCTCGAAATGGACGCCGAGACACCCAGTAAGGATAGCTTAGGCTCTGTAGGATGTTTTCCGCCACCTACTTATGAGAGTATTTACGGCAAAGAGGAAACCGATATGCCTCCTTCTTATTCTGATATTCTTTTGCACAG ATTCGCTAATCTGCCGCATGAGATCGACATGCGCGGTTACTGTCGAGACAGCAAGGAAGAGATCGAAATGCAGAGCTTGGACAGCTGCCCACATATCATCGGTAACCCGTTGAACTCGGTACCTGGGTATCATCCTTACGCTACGGTGACGAGTCTGTCCAGCTTACAAAGCTATCCACGACGGAATGTTTCACGCAATCCGTCCATCATCAGCAATCCTCTGGACAATTTCTATGTGGATAACGAGCTTGGTCTTTATCGACTCAGTCGAGAAACGATGCCGCGTGTCTCTAGTAATGATGCGAACCTCGAGACATTCCGCGCATCCCATGACGAAGTGTCGTTCCGCGTTCCACTCGACGAAAACGAAAACCATCGGCACACCGGTCGCAATAATTATCAAGTGGCCGGCAACGAGCTGATGAACACGAGAAACCGAGCCCGCAGCGCCTCCAGGCTAAGCCAAGACAGCCGCAGGAGTTCGCTGAACCGAGACGGAGACCAAAATCAGGTCTTCGTCAGATTGCCCGATCCCGAAGAGATCGAAACTGCTACGCGAGATAGATGCGTCGATGAAGATCAGCGATCTTCTCGGGTGTATCGCGAAGATCAAAGCGCCAGGAATTCGTGCTTGGACCATTCACAACTGCAGGACGAAGCCAACCGCAATATAGTTGACGATGATCCTAGGTACTTTGCGAGAAATAGACGATTGGAAAATGAAGACGGAAGTCGGGATGAAGCTGAAGGAGTTCAATTTCCCGATGAAGAAGCTGGTAATTTTGGCGCACTCGCCGATATTCGTGAGAGCAGGGtgtaa
- the LOC140664278 gene encoding uncharacterized protein isoform X2 yields MSNTGGFGVGVGVAGGPTLAAAQQGQGVAALLVMLAVLCFIFAYCCWGAPFCRSLCRRHCCCRLEDPEPDPRFSSSDQAMVATPTIILLPHGRMLVVDGTIFTQFQADPTGLDLMELGDSVLRAQRNPRSVNRHQLQSSQGSILEMDAETPSKDSLGSVGCFPPPTYESIYGKEETDMPPSYSDILLHRFANLPHEIDMRGYCRDSKEEIEMQSLDSCPHIIGNPLNSVPGYHPYATVTSLSSLQSYPRRNVSRNPSIISNPLDNFYVDNELGLYRLSRETMPRVSSNDANLETFRASHDEVSFRVPLDENENHRHTGRNNYQVAGNELMNTRNRARSASRLSQDSRRSSLNRDGDQNQVFVRLPDPEEIETATRDRCVDEDQRSSRVYREDQSARNSCLDHSQLQDEANRNIVDDDPRYFARNRRLENEDGSRDEAEGVQFPDEEAGNFGALADIRESRV; encoded by the exons ATGAGCAACACCGGTGGATTCGGCGTCGGTGTAGGCGTCGCCGGCGGTCCGACCCTCGCAGCCGCTCAACAGGGTCAAGGGGTAGCTGCCCTCCTGGTGATGCTCGCCGTTCTCTGCTTCATTTTTGCTTACTGCTGCTGGGGCGCGCCCTTCTGCCGGTCTCTGTGTAGACGACATTGTTGTTGTCGTTTGGAGGACCCCGAACCGGATCCGCGGTTCAGCAGCAGCGATCAAGCAATGGTTGCAACGCCGACGATTATTCTCCTGCCACATGGCAGAATGCTTGTCGTCGACGGTACAATCTTCACACAATTCCAGGCGGATCCCACTg GTTTAGATTTAATGGAATTGGGCGATAGTGTATTACGTGCTCAGAGAAATCCACGAAGCGTGAATCGTCACCAATTACAAAGTAGTCAGGGTAGCATCCTCGAAATGGACGCCGAGACACCCAGTAAGGATAGCTTAGGCTCTGTAGGATGTTTTCCGCCACCTACTTATGAGAGTATTTACGGCAAAGAGGAAACCGATATGCCTCCTTCTTATTCTGATATTCTTTTGCACAG ATTCGCTAATCTGCCGCATGAGATCGACATGCGCGGTTACTGTCGAGACAGCAAGGAAGAGATCGAAATGCAGAGCTTGGACAGCTGCCCACATATCATCGGTAACCCGTTGAACTCGGTACCTGGGTATCATCCTTACGCTACGGTGACGAGTCTGTCCAGCTTACAAAGCTATCCACGACGGAATGTTTCACGCAATCCGTCCATCATCAGCAATCCTCTGGACAATTTCTATGTGGATAACGAGCTTGGTCTTTATCGACTCAGTCGAGAAACGATGCCGCGTGTCTCTAGTAATGATGCGAACCTCGAGACATTCCGCGCATCCCATGACGAAGTGTCGTTCCGCGTTCCACTCGACGAAAACGAAAACCATCGGCACACCGGTCGCAATAATTATCAAGTGGCCGGCAACGAGCTGATGAACACGAGAAACCGAGCCCGCAGCGCCTCCAGGCTAAGCCAAGACAGCCGCAGGAGTTCGCTGAACCGAGACGGAGACCAAAATCAGGTCTTCGTCAGATTGCCCGATCCCGAAGAGATCGAAACTGCTACGCGAGATAGATGCGTCGATGAAGATCAGCGATCTTCTCGGGTGTATCGCGAAGATCAAAGCGCCAGGAATTCGTGCTTGGACCATTCACAACTGCAGGACGAAGCCAACCGCAATATAGTTGACGATGATCCTAGGTACTTTGCGAGAAATAGACGATTGGAAAATGAAGACGGAAGTCGGGATGAAGCTGAAGGAGTTCAATTTCCCGATGAAGAAGCTGGTAATTTTGGCGCACTCGCCGATATTCGTGAGAGCAGGGtgtaa